Sequence from the bacterium genome:
CCGTCTGGTGTCGTATCCGGCACCGTCTTCAGTTGCAATGGCGGCCCGTCCGTCGGTGCCACCGTGACCGCATTGAACACTCCGGTTGCCCCGGTCACCACCGATGCCGCGGGCTTCTACTCGCTATTGCTGCCGCAAGGCACCTATGACATGAGCGCTTCCGGCACCGGTTGCCTGCCCCAGACCCTCAATGGAGTCGTCGTCGCCGCGGCCACCACGCAAGATTTCACGCTGGTCTCCGACCCCCGATTCGCATGCAGCGGCCCGGATGCCTGGGGCTACACGCAGTGCGAAAATGTGGATGATGGTGGCGTGCCTTTTGACTGGCAGGCCATTACTCCGACAGAAGGCGGCCCCGGAATTTCTGTCGGCCTCCTATGCGGCGATTGTGCCGCCGGACCGTTTACCCTGCCCTTCCCGGTGCGCCTCTACGGACACACGTACGAGGACTTCCACGTCACAACCAAAGGGTATATCACCTTTGGCGAGCAGCGGTTTGATTACAGCAATACCTGCTTCCCGGATGATTTGATGCCCGCCGGCATTTACTGTTTCTGGGATGATCTCACGGGCGAAAACCCCGAAGCCGATATCGCCACCTATTACGATGCCGCCAACCACTGGTTTGTCATCTCGTGGCACGATGTCGGCCATTACGGCGAGTGGACAACGCTCGAATCCTTCCAGATTATCGTCTACGATCAGGTCTTCTATCCGACTCTGACAGGCGACAACAGTGTCCTCTTCCAGTATCTCACGGTCAACGACGGATCGAGTATCACGGTCGGCATCAAAGAACGCTCCGGGATCAACGCATCAATGTACGTCTGCGACACGGCCTTGGACCCTGCAGCCTTCGGAGTCGAGAATGGACGCACCGTCCTAATCTCGACCGGACTCGGATGCACCCTCGGTGACCCCGTCGCCTCCGTCACTCCAGCCGAGCTTGAGGGCAATGCACCGCTCGGCGGAACGGACAGCGATGCCGTACTGCTGTGCAATACCGGACCGTGCCCGCTCTTCTGGTCGGTATCATGGAACCAGATTTCACCCGCGCTCGCCACGGCAACCCACCATGAACCGCGTGTCATATCTGCAACTCGCGAACAGACAGACTATCTGATGGCCATGCGGCGCGGGCTGCGCACCGCCTACGCACCGCCCAGCCAACGCGGTCGCTCTCCGCTCGATGCCCAAGGTGGACCCGATGCCTTCGGCTACCACTGGATTGACTCTGACGAACCGGGCGGCCCAGAATTCGACTGGACGGATTTGAACTCAATCGGGACCAATACCGGCATGACCGATGACTTTCAAATTGTCAATTTGCCGCTCCCCTGGCCGATCACTTTCTACGGCGTCACCTACACCTCCATCAACGTCTCAACCAAGGGCAACGCGCACTTCGGACCCGAGAACTTCGGCTACGAAAACCAGCCCCTCCCGGATCCGTTTGGACCATTGGCTATGCTCGCGCCGTTCTGGGCTGACCTCTATCTCCCCGCGTCAGGCCAGATCTTCTACTATGACGACACAGACAACGCGCGATTCATCATTGAATGGGACGACATTGACCACTACCCCGGCACCGGCGACCGCTACAACTTCCAAATCGTGATCTATCAGTCGGGCCGCATCGTATTCCAATACGATGAACTCGACCTCGGCGGCAGCGGACTCGAAATCGCTACTGTCGGCATTCAGGATGAAACCGGAAGCGTTGGTCTGAACGTCGTACACAATGCCCCCTACCTGCATAGTGATATGGCAATCGAGTTCACTGCAACCGCGGACTGGCTGCTGATCGCACCGCCCGCGGAAGGACTCCTTGAACCGGGCGATTGCACGACCATTGATTTCACCTATGAAGCCGGTGGACTTCCCGCCGGTGTCTATACCGGGAATGTTACGCTGGCCTCAAACGACCCCGCCAACACGACTTTGGATATTCCCGTGACGTTCACCGTCGGCACCTACCCCGCACCCCAGGGACTGACCATTACCTTCCTGCCCGGACCGAATCAACTGCGCTTCGAGTGGCAAAGTGTCGGCGCGCCGCTCTACCAGCTCTGGTCCGCCGCAAGCTCTGATGGCCCGTACGCCACGCTGGTCGGCTCAACATCGGCGACTTCGCTGAACATCCCCTATGATGGCAGCGCAACGGCCTATTACATCGTGACCGCCAACGGCGGAGCGCTACTCGGTGCAGCCGAACTGCCCTTACAGGTCAAATCACATTAACCGCCAGTAGGTACGGCAAATAAAATAGCCCCCGCGAGATTCACTCGCGGGGGCTTACATTTATTGATGCTTCGCGTCCTAGGCTGAAACCTACTGTGCAGAGCCAGTAGATCACGCTGTGCGGCGTTCCGCTCCGCTTACATTATCTCATCTCGTCAGCGGTAAACGAATCGAGAACGTGCTGCCGCGCCCCAACTGCGTGTCAACGTCCGCAGTGCCGCCATGCGCCAGCGCCGCATGCTTCACAATCGCCAACCCCAATCCCGTGCCACCGTACTTGCGGTTGCGCGATGCGTCCACGCGATAGAACCGCTCAAAGATGCGCGGCAAGTGCTTCTCCGCGATACCCGGTCCGTGATCTTCCACCGAAATGACCAGCGTTCCCCGATCGGCAACCGCACGCACCTCGATTTCCGTCTGCTCCGGACTATACTTGCAGGCGTTGTCGAGCAAGTTCACGATTGCCTGCCGCACGAGAAAACCATTGATCGGCGCGCGCAACTCCTCCGCGCACCGGATATTCACCCGCTGTCGGCGAGCTTCCCGCGTCGCCTGCGTTGCTTCCAACGCTTCATATAAGATCGGCAAAATCGTCAGATCTTCCACCGCCAGCTTCGCCGACTCGCTCGCCTGCTCGATTCGCGCCAAACTCAGCAGGTCTTCGATGATCGCCTGCAGGTAGTCGGCCTGACGCGACATCATCTCCAAAAACCGTTCCGCATCCGCTGGATTGCTCAACGCACCGTCCCGCAACGTCTCGATCGAACCCTTGATCGCCGTTACCGGCGTTCTCAATTCATGACTGGCATTCGCCACGAACTCCCGCCGCGTCGTTTCCATCCGTCGCATCTGCGTGATATCGTTGATTACCACGACCACACCCGCTACCCGCCCCTCTTCCAGGATCGGCGTTCCGCGCAGTTGCAGAATCCGCTCCTGGTTCTCGTAGCGCACAATCTCGCGCTCAACAGTCTGCCCGGCGGCCAGCGTGAAGTGGACGAACTGCTGAACATCCGTGTTCCGCACCGCCTCCTCAATCGTCCGCCCCTGCGACCGCGTGCGATCCACATTGAACAGCCGCGCCGCCGCAGTGTTCATCATGATCACTTGGCCCTCACTGTCCACGGCC
This genomic interval carries:
- a CDS encoding S8 family serine peptidase, which produces MKLLSRLCPVIALVLLTVGARAAEFSPSLDYLLSQAATGEHLSAIIILESPVDIQTLDMQLHVRKASLAERHREVLSALKYNADQTQPAFRAELEAAQSAGTVKGFTAYWIENLFVVSATSDFLLSLRARGDIKYVTQNFTPETIEPIRTDGTRPERNPLDAEFTTPGQDAIRATEVNRTLGITGQGVLVANCDTGVDGAHPALASRWRGNFAPAAECWRDAVGFGDATPQDYYGHGTHVMGTICGREFEADGDTNTVGSAPDALWIASNSINQGVGLDFDNDIIADYQWFADPDGNAATLDDVPDVIQNSWGVATFLGYDQCFDLWNTVITNCEAAGPVVTWSAGNEDVSGLRSPAIYSLNAYQIFSVGAVDATNFSWPYPLAWFSSQGPTPCAPSLPDDVKPEVSAPGVSVYSSVPGGGYDGSYSGTSMAGPHVAGAVALMRQACPDCDHMTIKDALMNTAIDLGTPGQDNQFGHGFIDAYEAVLAVSNLGDICGIVTNTSALPVAGANISITTGPNHTATDATGNYCLPLNAGAYTVIVSAFGYISQTFTDVIVSDGVTTPLHVVLSPAPSGVVSGTVFSCNGGPSVGATVTALNTPVAPVTTDAAGFYSLLLPQGTYDMSASGTGCLPQTLNGVVVAAATTQDFTLVSDPRFACSGPDAWGYTQCENVDDGGVPFDWQAITPTEGGPGISVGLLCGDCAAGPFTLPFPVRLYGHTYEDFHVTTKGYITFGEQRFDYSNTCFPDDLMPAGIYCFWDDLTGENPEADIATYYDAANHWFVISWHDVGHYGEWTTLESFQIIVYDQVFYPTLTGDNSVLFQYLTVNDGSSITVGIKERSGINASMYVCDTALDPAAFGVENGRTVLISTGLGCTLGDPVASVTPAELEGNAPLGGTDSDAVLLCNTGPCPLFWSVSWNQISPALATATHHEPRVISATREQTDYLMAMRRGLRTAYAPPSQRGRSPLDAQGGPDAFGYHWIDSDEPGGPEFDWTDLNSIGTNTGMTDDFQIVNLPLPWPITFYGVTYTSINVSTKGNAHFGPENFGYENQPLPDPFGPLAMLAPFWADLYLPASGQIFYYDDTDNARFIIEWDDIDHYPGTGDRYNFQIVIYQSGRIVFQYDELDLGGSGLEIATVGIQDETGSVGLNVVHNAPYLHSDMAIEFTATADWLLIAPPAEGLLEPGDCTTIDFTYEAGGLPAGVYTGNVTLASNDPANTTLDIPVTFTVGTYPAPQGLTITFLPGPNQLRFEWQSVGAPLYQLWSAASSDGPYATLVGSTSATSLNIPYDGSATAYYIVTANGGALLGAAELPLQVKSH
- a CDS encoding HAMP domain-containing protein, with amino-acid sequence MSHQRPLFRRLFMPYVAIALATVLLLLYFIGAAFRRAELGHVEHSLDLRLQLVGRQLTEYVLEQDTFACRSLLREYAEVGSFRLTLIGPDGRPIGDSDTSAHALPNFANRIEVREALVGRVGYSIQFEGGLNRTEFALARPLRAGDQIVAVLRGSEPVAASRWEVLRRTSGLVSISLLMIGVGVLLVFYVVRRVTVPIETLRQGATRFAEGHLDARLEEPETTELASLSRALNHMAGQLDDRIRAVERQREEREAVLAAMLEGVLAVDSEGQVIMMNTAAARLFNVDRTRSQGRTIEEAVRNTDVQQFVHFTLAAGQTVEREIVRYENQERILQLRGTPILEEGRVAGVVVVINDITQMRRMETTRREFVANASHELRTPVTAIKGSIETLRDGALSNPADAERFLEMMSRQADYLQAIIEDLLSLARIEQASESAKLAVEDLTILPILYEALEATQATREARRQRVNIRCAEELRAPINGFLVRQAIVNLLDNACKYSPEQTEIEVRAVADRGTLVISVEDHGPGIAEKHLPRIFERFYRVDASRNRKYGGTGLGLAIVKHAALAHGGTADVDTQLGRGSTFSIRLPLTR